The Acidobacteriota bacterium DNA window GATGTTCAAGCTGTCGCAGCCGCTTCGATGGTTGCCAGCCTTGCGCTGTGCAACTGCGGTGTCAGCGCGGCGGCGGTGAGCAGCACCAGCGCAATCCAAATCAAATCGGAAAGCAGCAGGTGCACAAGCTGCAACCAGGTGGGCGCGTGCAAGAGCAAATTGCTGATGCCCACAGTCAGTTGAAGCACGACCAACACGATCAACGAAATTGACAGCCAGTTCGTCCAAACGCTGGGCCGTTGCGCGCGAATCGTGTTGGCGACGAAGGCGAGCAATGTGCTGACGAAAAGCGCGATCAAGGGATGATAAAACCGCAAACGGATGAGCAGATGTGAGGTTGGCGACAGGTCTTGCTGCAAGCCTTCGGCCAGTGAGGTGACGGGGAAAAGTGTGGCGCCCAAGGCGGTGATGGCGCCGCTGACGCCCAAAATCAAAGTGCCCGCGAGTGCCGCCGTCAGCAGCCAGGCACTGTTGTCCTGTTTAGGTGGTGTTGTGGGTTGGGGTTGCTGGTCTTCGATGGCGGCCCACAGTGTTAACGTAAAAGCGCCCAGCATCAGGAAGGTGTTGATCAAATGGCCTGACATCCACAGCGCGCGGGCGCTGGATTTGTTTTCGGCGACATATTCAAACAACACCAGACCCGCGCCGACCAGCGCTTCGGTCAGGATGAAGAAGCCAGAAAAAAAGGCCCAGCGCCGCACGGCATGTCCGCGCTCGTAAGCGCGAAACGCCCAAGCGATTAGGCCTGCGACCAACAACAATGCGAGACCACTGGTCAGGCGGTGCGAATACTCAATCAGCGTTTGCAACGTGGGCGCGCGCGGAATG harbors:
- a CDS encoding COX15/CtaA family protein; translated protein: MKLNRFAKYACVVLAFNLAVIAWGAYVRASGSGAGCGSHWPLCNGEIIPRAPTLQTLIEYSHRLTSGLALLLVAGLIAWAFRAYERGHAVRRWAFFSGFFILTEALVGAGLVLFEYVAENKSSARALWMSGHLINTFLMLGAFTLTLWAAIEDQQPQPTTPPKQDNSAWLLTAALAGTLILGVSGAITALGATLFPVTSLAEGLQQDLSPTSHLLIRLRFYHPLIALFVSTLLAFVANTIRAQRPSVWTNWLSISLIVLVVLQLTVGISNLLLHAPTWLQLVHLLLSDLIWIALVLLTAAALTPQLHSARLATIEAAATA